The Syngnathus typhle isolate RoL2023-S1 ecotype Sweden linkage group LG11, RoL_Styp_1.0, whole genome shotgun sequence genome contains a region encoding:
- the prkcdb gene encoding protein kinase C, delta b, whose protein sequence is MAPFLRISFTTYDLGELPPQSEAPICAIKLKESVSTDRGMTLIQKKPTMYPAWKSTFDAHIYEGRVIEVVLMQSAEVALGKTTVDVSVLAEGCKKPKTNGRAEFWLDMIPSGKVYITVQYFLEDSDAAANQASVKVAPQDGLTTLNKRRGAFKQPKIHLMKSHEFAATFFHQPTFCSVCREFLWGLNKQGYKCRQCNAAIHKKCIEKIMGRCTGTAANSRDTMFQKERFKIDMPHRFKCNTYRGPTFCDHCGSLLWGLYKQGLKCEDCAMNVHSYCQKKVANMCGINQKLLAEALSYVSQKSLKKSDSANTLDIGIYQDIRAPTHPTADMNGLSSGTSSSALPSVKRLHLTVDHLVFHKVLGKGSFGKVLLAELKGKNQYYAVKVLKKDVVLMDDDVECTMVEKRVLALAWENPFLTHLYSTFQSKEHLFFVMEYLNGGDLMFHIQEKGRFDLIRATFYAAEIIVGLQFLHSKGIIYRDLKLDNVMLDKDGHIKIADFGMCKENVSGDVRASTFCGTPDYIAPEILLGQKYSFSVDWWSFGVLVYEMLIGQSPFQGDDEDELFESIRSDTPHYPRWISKEARKLLELLFERDPNRRLGVVGDIRAQPFFKAINWFTLERREVEPPFKPKVKSPSDCSNFDREFLSEKPRLSHTDKNLINSMDQSAFSGFSFVNPKLEDLITKRKD, encoded by the exons ATGGCACCCTTCCTGCGCATCTCCTTCACCACATATGATTTGGGTGAATTGCCTCCTCAATCTGAAGCCCCCATTTGTGCCATCAAGTTGAAGGAATCCGTCAGCACGG ATCGAGGGATGACACTGATTCAGAAGAAGCCCACCATGTATCCGGCGTGGAAGTCCACTTTCGACGCTCATATTTACGAGGGTCGTGTTATCGAAGTGGTTCTGATGCAGAGCGCCGAGGTGGCCTTGGGCAAGACGACCGTTGACGTGTCTGTACTGGCAGAAGGCTGCAAGAAGCCCAAGACCAACGGGCGGGCTGAGTTCTGGTTGGACATGATCCCTTCTGGGAAGGTCTACATTACTGTGCAGTATTTCCTGGAGGACAGTGATGCAG CTGCCAACCAGGCCTCTGTGAAAGTTGCTCCTCAGGATGGACTCACGACCCTAAATAAGAGGAGGGGAGCATTCAAGCAGCCCAAGATTCACCTCATGAAGAGCCACGAGTTTGCTGCCACTTTTTTCCACCAGCCTACCTTCTGCTCTGTGTGCAGAGAGTTTCTTTG GGGACTCAACAAGCAAGGCTACAAGTGCAGAC AATGCAACGCAGCAATTCACAAGAAATGCATCGAAAAGATAATGGGCAGGTGCACCGGAACTGCAGCAAACAGTCGTGACACAATG TTCCAGAAAGAGCGCTTCAAGATTGATATGCCACATCGCTTCAAGTGCAATACCTACAGAGGCCCCACCTTCTGTGACCACTGTGGCAGCCTGCTGTGGGGTCTTTACAAACAAGGCCTTAAATGTGAAG ATTGTGCTATGAACGTTCATAGCTACTGTCAGAAGAAAGTGGCCAACATGTGTGGGATCAACCAGAAGTTACTGGCTGAGGCGCTCTCTTACGTCTCACAG AAATCTCTGAAGAAGTCTGATAGCGCCAATACACTAGATATCGGGATCTACCAAGACATCCGTGCACCAACACATCCTACTG CTGATATGAACGGCCTATCGAGTGGCACCTCGAGTTCAGCCTTACCTTCTGTTAAGCGATTACACCTCACCGTCGACCATCTGGTCTTCCACAAGGTTCTGGGCAAAGGCAGCTTTGGCAAG GTGCTGCTGGCCGAGCTCAAGGGTAAGAACCAGTACTACGCCGTAAAGGTTCTCAAGAAAGATGTGGTTCTCATGGATGACGACGTCGAGTGTACGATGGTGGAGAAGAGAGTCCTTGCCCTCGCCTGGGAGAACCCCTTCCTCACACACCTTTATTCCACGTTCCAGTCTAAA GAGCACCTCTTCTTTGTGATGGAGTATCTCAATGGAGGCGACCTGATGTTCCACATCCAAGAAAAAGGCCGCTTCGATCTAATCCGAGCCAC ATTCTACGCTGCTGAGATCATCGTGGGACTGCAGTTCCTCCACTCGAAAGGAATCATCTACAG GGATCTGAAACTGGATAACGTCATGCTGGACAAGGACGGGCACATTAAAATTGCAGACTTTGGCATGTGTAAGGAGAACGTCTCTGGAGATGTTCGAGCCTCCACGTTCTGTGGGACACCAGACTATATTGCACCTGAG ATTCTCTTAGGACAGAAGTACAGCTTCTCAGTGGACTGGTGGTCTTTTGGCGTACTGGTGTATGAAATGCTGATTGGCCAGTCGCCTTTCCAAGGCGACGATGAGGATGAGCTGTTTGAGTCCATTCGGTCGGACACCCCCCACTACCCTCGCTGGATAAGCAAGGAGGCCAGGAAATTGCTCGAACTG TTGTTTGAGCGAGATCCCAATCGTAGACTTGGCGTGGTAGGAGACATCCGTGCACAGCCCTTCTTCAAAGCAATCAACTGGTTCACTTTGGAGAGGAGAGAAGTGGAGCCCCCTTTCAAGCCCAAAGTG AAATCCCCGAGTGACTGCAGCAACTTTGACAGAGAGTTTCTGAGTGAAAAGCCGCGACTCTCTCACACTGACAAGAACCTCATCAACTCCATGGATCAGTCGGCCTTTTCTGGCTTTTCCTTTGTCAACCCCAAACTGGAAGATTTGATAACCAAAAGAAAAGACTAA